One genomic region from Sphingomonas paeninsulae encodes:
- a CDS encoding OmpA family protein has protein sequence MMRRRFPLFWVTLGAALLLAGCQTIQRPTSPWTQQQVATLRAQGFEETTRGWELSVSDKLLFGSSDSNIGPKEQSAIANIASALKSVGLLKLSAEGHADSTGNAAYNLTLSSKRAHVVADALIAGGIRSEDLSVVGLGTQAPVESNATATGRRENRRVVIIVGPQD, from the coding sequence ATGATGCGGCGACGCTTTCCATTATTCTGGGTCACATTGGGTGCAGCCCTTTTGTTGGCAGGTTGCCAGACGATTCAGCGGCCAACCTCGCCCTGGACACAGCAACAGGTTGCGACGTTGCGCGCACAGGGGTTTGAGGAAACCACGCGCGGCTGGGAATTGAGCGTATCGGACAAATTGTTGTTCGGCAGTAGCGACAGCAATATCGGCCCAAAAGAACAAAGTGCCATCGCCAACATCGCGAGCGCGTTGAAATCGGTCGGACTTTTGAAGCTGAGCGCAGAGGGTCACGCGGATTCGACTGGTAACGCTGCCTATAATCTTACCCTGTCGAGCAAGCGTGCTCACGTCGTTGCCGACGCCCTGATAGCGGGCGGGATACGATCTGAAGACCTGAGCGTCGTCGGGCTGGGCACACAGGCTCCGGTAGAAAGCAACGCAACCGCGACGGGCCGCCGCGAGAACCGCCGCGTGGTCATCATCGTCGGCCCGCAGGACTGA
- a CDS encoding GGDEF domain-containing protein, which translates to MQKLIIKQLGGIASVAHAVRSNREMSLRAPTASIAEVASLSGDFNALLDELEQRQTHLRFENESLTHIAEHDALTNLLNRASFERRLTAMANDAAAHDQSFAVLYLDADQFKAINDGHGHAAGDVVLQTLAVSLKACLRSGDAAGRLGGDEFAVLLGAPSDMGSADYFMDALHVQLLNPITLPTGDELLLGVSCGAAVFPVDGTSAAELLRKADKAMYREKHSRRARDPSAEGVL; encoded by the coding sequence GTGCAAAAGCTGATTATCAAACAATTGGGCGGTATTGCATCGGTCGCGCACGCGGTCCGGTCAAACCGTGAAATGTCGCTGCGCGCTCCGACCGCTTCGATTGCGGAAGTTGCTTCGCTTAGCGGCGATTTCAATGCGCTGCTGGACGAACTGGAGCAGAGGCAGACGCATTTGCGGTTCGAAAATGAATCTCTGACTCACATTGCGGAACATGATGCGCTGACGAACCTGTTGAATCGTGCATCGTTCGAACGGCGATTAACCGCGATGGCAAATGACGCCGCGGCCCACGATCAGAGTTTTGCCGTGCTGTATCTGGATGCCGACCAGTTCAAGGCGATCAATGATGGACATGGCCATGCGGCGGGCGACGTCGTGCTGCAAACACTGGCCGTTTCGTTGAAAGCCTGCCTGCGTTCCGGTGATGCGGCGGGCCGACTTGGGGGCGACGAATTCGCCGTGCTGTTGGGCGCGCCAAGCGACATGGGCAGTGCGGACTATTTCATGGATGCCCTGCACGTCCAGTTGTTGAATCCGATAACACTGCCGACGGGCGACGAGTTGTTACTGGGCGTGAGTTGCGGCGCGGCAGTGTTTCCCGTCGACGGGACAAGCGCCGCCGAATTGCTCCGCAAAGCGGACAAGGCGATGTACCGGGAAAAACATTCAAGGCGGGCCCGCGACCCGTCAGCAGAAGGGGTATTATGA
- a CDS encoding CHASE sensor domain-containing protein, whose protein sequence is MLTRVHLRVTLFAVGMAGLSVLLVGFATMTAFAGENLSLIAKTASYSVAPALVFNDAAAAQEALQPLAATPGVGLIVVEDSSLRNFVSVSSPRDQSWMVAPWIQAQIVPGTRTETIMREGQRIGSVRVTGDASVIGRYLIAG, encoded by the coding sequence ATGCTGACTCGGGTTCACCTTCGCGTCACGTTGTTTGCAGTCGGCATGGCGGGGCTCAGCGTCCTGCTTGTCGGTTTTGCGACGATGACCGCATTTGCCGGAGAGAATCTTTCGCTGATCGCAAAAACCGCGAGCTATAGCGTTGCCCCCGCTCTGGTCTTTAACGATGCGGCAGCGGCTCAAGAGGCATTGCAACCGCTGGCGGCGACGCCGGGTGTGGGCTTGATCGTCGTCGAGGACAGCAGCCTTCGGAATTTCGTCAGCGTCTCCTCTCCGCGCGACCAAAGCTGGATGGTGGCCCCGTGGATACAGGCCCAGATCGTACCTGGGACAAGGACCGAAACGATCATGCGCGAGGGCCAGCGGATTGGCTCCGTCCGGGTCACAGGCGATGCGAGTGTGATCGGCAGATATCTGATCGCGGGCTGA
- a CDS encoding YfiR family protein, whose translation MPMIPVLMLSLALAADGGSTIPIGTPVSGSPAERARTTAKIVSGIISYARWPDALPKTTLCIMGTSPMSDALPQLEQHTGSTVEVHRVAAGIIPADCNVIYLTRVSPPAQAQIFSTVRGRAILSITDADPACRMGAMFCLRYAAETISFNINIDAISRSLVRVDPRVLRLSRHKASLTNPQPIVSE comes from the coding sequence ATGCCAATGATTCCGGTTTTAATGCTGAGTCTGGCGCTCGCTGCGGATGGCGGTTCAACCATTCCGATCGGAACTCCGGTTTCAGGAAGTCCCGCCGAACGCGCGCGGACCACAGCGAAAATCGTATCGGGCATCATCAGCTATGCCCGCTGGCCCGACGCCCTGCCGAAAACGACGCTCTGTATCATGGGTACATCCCCGATGAGCGACGCCCTGCCCCAGCTTGAACAGCATACCGGATCGACGGTCGAGGTTCATCGCGTTGCCGCGGGAATCATTCCGGCCGATTGCAACGTAATCTACCTCACGCGCGTATCGCCACCCGCGCAGGCGCAAATTTTTTCGACAGTGCGAGGTCGCGCAATCCTGTCGATCACCGATGCCGATCCCGCTTGCCGGATGGGTGCGATGTTCTGCCTTCGCTATGCGGCGGAAACGATTTCGTTCAACATCAATATCGACGCAATCAGCCGGAGTCTGGTTCGTGTCGATCCACGTGTTCTACGACTCTCACGGCACAAAGCCTCTTTGACAAACCCTCAGCCGATCGTGTCGGAATGA
- the rplL gene encoding 50S ribosomal protein L7/L12 yields MADLNKIVDDLSALTVIEAAELSKLLEEKWGVSAAAPVAAAGPAAAAGPAVEEQTEFDVILTGDGGKKINVIKEVRAITGLGLTEAKTLVESAPKAIKEGVNKEEATKLKAQIEAAGGTVELK; encoded by the coding sequence ATGGCTGATCTGAACAAAATCGTCGACGACCTGTCGGCTCTGACCGTTATCGAAGCTGCTGAACTTTCGAAGCTGCTTGAAGAGAAATGGGGCGTTTCGGCTGCTGCTCCTGTTGCTGCTGCTGGTCCAGCTGCGGCTGCCGGTCCTGCTGTTGAAGAGCAGACCGAATTCGACGTGATCCTGACCGGCGACGGTGGCAAGAAGATCAACGTCATTAAGGAAGTTCGCGCGATCACAGGTCTTGGCCTGACCGAAGCGAAGACGCTCGTTGAGTCGGCTCCAAAGGCCATCAAGGAAGGCGTCAACAAGGAAGAAGCAACCAAGCTGAAGGCTCAGATCGAAGCAGCCGGCGGTACGGTTGAACTGAAGTAA
- the rplJ gene encoding 50S ribosomal protein L10 produces MDRAEKQDLVAELNASLATMGVVVVTRNLGMTVGQSTDLRTKMREAGASYKVTKNKLAKLAIEGTPYASLSDLLTGPTAFATSTDPVAAAKVAVEFAKTNDKFEIVGGAMGATVLDIDGVKALASLPSLDALRGKIVGLIQAPATKIVQIIQAPAGQLARVISAYAEKEAA; encoded by the coding sequence ATGGATCGTGCTGAAAAACAGGATCTGGTCGCCGAACTGAACGCAAGCCTCGCCACGATGGGCGTGGTCGTCGTCACCCGGAATCTCGGGATGACAGTCGGCCAGTCGACCGATCTGCGGACGAAGATGCGTGAAGCCGGGGCCAGCTACAAAGTCACGAAGAACAAGCTCGCCAAACTTGCGATCGAGGGAACGCCTTATGCGTCGCTCAGCGATCTGCTGACCGGCCCGACGGCATTCGCCACATCGACCGACCCCGTTGCAGCCGCCAAGGTTGCAGTGGAATTCGCGAAGACGAACGACAAGTTCGAAATCGTTGGCGGCGCGATGGGCGCAACTGTTCTCGACATCGATGGCGTAAAGGCACTCGCAAGTCTGCCTTCACTGGATGCACTGCGCGGCAAGATCGTGGGCCTTATTCAGGCACCTGCGACCAAGATCGTCCAGATCATTCAGGCACCGGCCGGGCAGCTTGCCCGCGTCATCTCGGCATATGCCGAGAAGGAAGCCGCTTAA
- a CDS encoding TonB-dependent receptor: MRRFTLPSMAAALVISTAAVFPAFAAPEDGSESASDLNAITVTARRRIEDAQSVPIALSVVSGALLDRSYTVNTQQLSQLVPTVSYSSANPRNTAFTIRGLGSNVVAVSQSNDGLEPGVGFYVDQVYHARPATAAFDFSDIEQIEVLRGPQGTLFGKNTTAGAISISTRLPSFTPEANEEVSIGSKNLVQAKASVSGPLFGDVVAFRLSGLSTRRDGVIDNVRTGSDQNTLSNQAIRGQLLIVPSATFKLRLTADLTNFSSECCTQVYLRVGQSLRPAARQYAALAAHYNYTPPSTNPYDRVTDIDAALGVRTSEGGVSAIADWNIGQATITSVSAWRFWNWDAANDRDYTGIPIQITQHIPSRQDQYSQELRIASNGDHPLTYVAGLYYFNQKITGEPISIYGPAAAYWLIGPTTGANNTPVPANLLDGFGTDGRTRFLTNSYAAFGELNYHITPRLTATGGLRYTYEKKEGDYSTFVFGGLATTNAALLAAKLSILRPQTYSARNSEDNVSGRANLSWQATDNIMGYASYARGFKSGGINMSGLPLDALNNPALSRAVVAPEKNTTYEVGLKSRLFGQRLILNMAGFYTEVRDFQATIVDTGPTQTAALRGYLSNIPKVTVKGVEGDATALITRDLSLRASVAYADGKYANYPAGPCPLELQTAATTACSLTGQRLSGLSRVVATIGGVYALPVSASRSFVLHVDSNFRSGYYGDPSDSRYTWIKGYNVTNASIGYRSDKGWEVAVFARNLFNSNYIQNLTIQAGNSGLILGTPSDPRSIGVTFRARQ; the protein is encoded by the coding sequence ATGCGTCGTTTCACTCTGCCGTCCATGGCGGCCGCTCTCGTCATTTCCACTGCGGCCGTATTTCCAGCCTTTGCTGCTCCGGAAGACGGCTCCGAGTCCGCTTCGGACCTGAATGCCATCACAGTCACCGCTCGCCGCCGTATCGAGGATGCGCAGTCGGTCCCGATTGCGCTTTCGGTGGTCAGTGGAGCGCTGCTCGACCGATCCTACACCGTAAACACGCAGCAGTTGAGCCAGTTGGTCCCCACGGTCAGTTATAGTTCGGCCAACCCACGCAATACTGCGTTCACGATCCGAGGGCTTGGCAGCAATGTCGTCGCGGTCAGCCAATCGAATGACGGGCTGGAGCCGGGAGTCGGGTTCTACGTCGATCAGGTCTATCATGCGCGTCCGGCCACAGCGGCCTTCGATTTCAGCGACATCGAACAGATCGAGGTTTTACGGGGTCCACAAGGGACGTTGTTCGGCAAGAATACAACTGCGGGTGCGATCAGCATTTCGACACGACTGCCAAGTTTTACGCCCGAAGCGAATGAGGAGGTGTCCATCGGCAGCAAAAACCTCGTGCAGGCAAAGGCTTCGGTATCAGGACCATTATTCGGGGATGTCGTGGCATTTCGTCTGTCGGGTTTAAGTACCCGCCGCGATGGCGTTATCGACAATGTTCGTACAGGCAGCGATCAGAACACGCTCAGCAATCAGGCGATAAGGGGACAGTTGCTCATCGTTCCATCGGCGACGTTCAAGCTGCGCCTGACCGCCGATCTCACCAATTTCAGCAGCGAATGCTGCACCCAGGTCTATCTGCGCGTCGGGCAGAGTTTGCGCCCCGCAGCGCGTCAATATGCTGCGTTGGCCGCGCACTATAACTACACGCCGCCGAGCACGAACCCCTATGATCGGGTGACGGACATCGACGCAGCGCTGGGGGTGCGGACCAGCGAGGGCGGCGTTTCGGCAATTGCTGACTGGAACATCGGACAGGCAACCATCACGTCGGTCAGCGCGTGGCGGTTCTGGAACTGGGATGCGGCCAACGACCGCGATTACACGGGAATTCCGATCCAGATCACCCAGCATATTCCGTCGCGACAGGACCAGTATAGCCAGGAATTACGGATCGCGTCGAACGGCGATCACCCGCTGACCTATGTAGCCGGATTATATTATTTCAACCAGAAGATCACCGGCGAACCGATCAGCATTTACGGACCGGCAGCAGCATATTGGCTGATCGGGCCGACCACAGGTGCCAACAACACGCCGGTCCCGGCCAATCTGCTCGATGGATTTGGCACCGATGGGCGCACCCGCTTCCTGACCAACAGTTACGCGGCTTTTGGCGAGTTGAACTATCATATCACCCCACGTCTGACGGCGACCGGGGGCTTGCGCTATACTTATGAGAAGAAGGAAGGCGATTATTCGACCTTCGTTTTCGGCGGACTGGCAACGACCAACGCTGCCCTGCTGGCGGCAAAGCTATCGATCCTGCGTCCACAAACATATTCCGCGCGCAACAGTGAGGATAATGTGTCGGGCAGGGCCAATCTGTCATGGCAGGCGACCGACAACATCATGGGATATGCAAGCTATGCGCGCGGATTCAAATCAGGCGGCATCAATATGTCGGGTCTGCCGCTGGATGCGCTGAACAATCCGGCATTATCGAGAGCCGTCGTCGCGCCTGAAAAAAACACGACCTATGAAGTCGGCCTGAAGTCTCGACTGTTCGGCCAGCGACTGATCCTGAACATGGCGGGTTTCTACACCGAGGTTCGTGATTTTCAGGCCACCATCGTAGATACCGGCCCCACTCAGACTGCCGCTTTGCGCGGATATCTGTCCAATATTCCAAAGGTTACGGTCAAAGGCGTCGAAGGCGATGCGACGGCGCTGATTACGCGCGACCTGTCGTTGCGGGCTTCGGTTGCCTATGCCGATGGGAAGTATGCGAATTATCCGGCTGGCCCCTGCCCGCTCGAGTTACAGACGGCAGCCACGACCGCGTGCAGCCTGACGGGTCAGCGGCTGTCCGGCCTGTCGCGCGTCGTTGCAACCATTGGCGGGGTTTATGCGCTGCCGGTTTCGGCGTCGCGGAGCTTTGTCCTGCACGTCGATTCAAACTTCAGGAGCGGCTATTATGGCGACCCCAGTGATTCCAGATACACCTGGATCAAGGGCTATAATGTGACCAACGCCAGCATCGGCTACCGGTCGGATAAGGGGTGGGAAGTTGCCGTCTTCGCGCGCAATCTGTTCAATTCGAACTATATCCAGAATTTGACGATACAGGCGGGCAATTCGGGATTGATTTTGGGGACGCCGAGCGATCCGCGTTCGATCGGAGTGACGTTCCGGGCGCGGCAGTAG
- a CDS encoding winged helix-turn-helix domain-containing protein, which produces MRVGPLKLKLQLVCGEAFALGPGKADLLDAIERDGSISAAGRTLGMSYRRTWILVDEMNRCFTDRLVETLTGGGRQRGARLTETGRTVLAAYRQLEEQSARSLDGECYRVLAELVRNEPLAAKATGDI; this is translated from the coding sequence ATGCGCGTCGGCCCCTTGAAACTAAAGCTCCAACTGGTGTGCGGCGAAGCGTTTGCCTTGGGGCCGGGCAAGGCGGACCTGCTGGATGCGATCGAACGGGATGGGTCTATCTCAGCGGCGGGGCGCACCTTGGGAATGAGTTACCGGCGGACGTGGATTCTGGTGGATGAGATGAACCGGTGTTTTACCGACAGGCTGGTTGAGACGCTGACAGGTGGCGGGCGACAGCGGGGTGCTCGATTGACCGAGACGGGGCGGACTGTGCTGGCCGCTTATCGTCAGTTGGAGGAACAGAGCGCGCGGTCGCTGGATGGTGAGTGCTACCGAGTGCTCGCGGAATTGGTCAGAAATGAACCGCTGGCCGCAAAAGCGACTGGAGACATCTGA
- the rplA gene encoding 50S ribosomal protein L1: MAKLTKKAKTFAAVDREKLHGIDEAIALAKSNATSKFDETIEVALALGVDPRHADQMVRGVVTLPSGTGKTVRVGVFARGAKADEATAAGADVVGAEDLLEIVQGGKVDFDRCIATPDMMGLVGRLGKILGPKGMMPNPKLGTVTMNVGEAVKAAKGGQVEYRVEKAGIIHSGIGKASFTAADLRKNFDALLDAVTKAKPSGAKGKYLQKVALSSTMGPGIKVDVAEVTA; this comes from the coding sequence ATGGCAAAGCTGACCAAGAAAGCAAAGACGTTCGCTGCTGTTGATCGTGAGAAACTGCACGGCATCGACGAAGCAATCGCTCTCGCAAAGTCGAACGCGACTTCGAAGTTCGACGAAACGATCGAAGTTGCACTCGCACTCGGCGTTGATCCGCGTCACGCAGACCAGATGGTTCGCGGCGTTGTCACTCTGCCAAGCGGCACGGGCAAGACCGTCCGCGTCGGCGTGTTCGCACGCGGTGCGAAGGCTGATGAAGCAACTGCTGCTGGCGCTGACGTTGTCGGTGCCGAAGACCTACTGGAAATCGTTCAGGGCGGAAAGGTTGATTTCGACCGCTGCATTGCAACGCCGGACATGATGGGCCTCGTCGGTCGCCTTGGTAAGATCCTCGGGCCAAAGGGCATGATGCCTAACCCGAAGCTCGGCACCGTGACGATGAACGTCGGTGAAGCCGTTAAGGCTGCCAAGGGCGGACAGGTTGAGTATCGCGTCGAGAAGGCCGGCATCATCCATTCGGGCATCGGCAAGGCCAGTTTCACCGCTGCCGACCTGCGCAAGAATTTCGATGCGCTGCTCGATGCAGTGACGAAGGCGAAGCCATCGGGTGCCAAGGGCAAGTACCTCCAGAAGGTTGCCCTCAGCTCGACGATGGGCCCCGGCATCAAGGTCGATGTGGCGGAAGTCACAGCCTAA
- the rplK gene encoding 50S ribosomal protein L11: protein MAKKITGYIKLQVPAGAANPSPPIGPALGQRGVNIMEFCKAFNASTGDVEKGMPIPTVITVYADRSFSFATKTAPASYLIKKAANLKSGSKEPGKISAGSIARSKLTEIAQTKMKDLNANDIEAATRIIEGSARAMGLEVVEG, encoded by the coding sequence GTGGCTAAAAAGATTACCGGATATATCAAATTGCAGGTGCCCGCGGGCGCTGCAAATCCATCGCCGCCAATCGGGCCTGCGCTCGGACAGCGTGGCGTTAACATCATGGAATTCTGCAAGGCGTTCAACGCGTCGACCGGCGATGTCGAAAAAGGCATGCCGATCCCGACCGTGATCACCGTCTATGCAGATCGCAGCTTTTCGTTCGCAACAAAGACTGCTCCTGCAAGCTACTTGATCAAGAAGGCTGCCAATCTGAAGTCGGGTTCGAAAGAGCCGGGCAAGATCAGCGCCGGGTCGATCGCTCGTTCGAAGCTGACCGAGATCGCACAGACCAAGATGAAAGATTTGAACGCCAACGACATCGAAGCCGCCACGCGGATCATCGAAGGCTCCGCCCGCGCAATGGGCCTCGAAGTGGTGGAGGGCTAA